In Tsuneonella sp. CC-YZS046, the genomic window ATGATGTCCTGGTCGGCCATCAGAAATAGCCCTCCTGCTTCTTCTTCTCCATGCCCGCGCCGCCTGCGTCCTTGTCGATCGCGCGGCCCTGCCGCTCCGAGGTGGTGGTGAGCAGGGTTTCCTGGATCACTTCGGGCAGGGTCGCGGCCTCGCTCTCCACCGCGCCGGTCAGGGGATAGCAGCCCAGCGTGCGGAAGCGGATGGAGCGCATCACCGGCTCCTCGCCCGGCTCGAGCGGGAAGCGGTCGTCGTCCACCATCAGCAGCAGCCCGTCCCGCTCCACCGTGGGGCGCGGCGCCGCGAAATAGAGCGGCACGATCTCGATCCCTTCGAGGTGGATATATTGCCAGATGTCCAGCTCGGTCCAGTTGGAGATCGGGAACACCCGGATGCTTTCGCCCTTGTTCTTGCGCGCATTGTAGAGCTTCCACAGCTCGGGGCGCTGGTTCTTCGGGTCCCAGCCGTGATTGGCGCTGCGAAAGGAGAAGATGCGCTCCTTCGCCCGGCTCTTTTCCTCGTCGCGCCGCGCGCCGCCGAAGGCCGCGTCGAAACCGTATTTGTCCAGCGCCTGCTTCAACCCTTCCGTCTTCCACATGTCGGTGTGGAGCGGGCCATGGTCGAACGGGTTGATCCCCTTCTCCAGCGCTTCGGGGTTGTGATGGACCAGCAGATCCATCCCCGCCTCCCTCGCCGCCTTGTCGCGCAGGGCATACATGTCGCGGAATTTCCAGGTGGTGTCGACATGCAGCAGGGGGAAGGGCGGCGGCGCGGGGTGGAACGCCTTCTTCGCCAGATGCAGCATCACCGCCGAATCCTTGCCCACGGAATAGAGCATCACCGGATGCTCCGTCTCCGCGACGACTTCGCGCATGATATGGATGCTTTCGGCCTCGAGCCTCTGAAGATGGGTGAGCGACATGCTGCACGCCCCTAGGCAGGGGGCGGGCAAGCGTCAATCACACCAAAAGTTTGCCGGGTTTCAGTTGCGCTTTCGCAATCGCCGGCCTTGGCTTTTCCGGCCGCGCGGCCGATAATGGCGGCAACCTGCCCGAGGAGAAGCCCCATGGCGCTGACAGTCCACCAGTTTCCGTGCCTGTCCGACAATTACGGCTATCTGATCCGCGACGAGGCGAGCGGCAAGGTCGCCGCGATCGACACGCCGGAGGCGGAGGCGATCATCCGCGAGGCGGAAAGCCTGGGCTGGCCTATCGACTATGTGTTCAACACCCATTGGCACCCGGATCACGCGGGCGGCAATGAAGCGGTGAAGGCGCGCTTCGGCTGCGAACTGGTGGGGCCGGAGGAAGTGCGCGCCCATTTCCCGGTCGACCGGATCGTGGCGGATGGCGACACGGTGGAGCTGGGCGAAACCCGCTTCGAGGTGCTGGATACCGGCGGCCATACCACGGGCCACGTCTGCTATTATGCGCCCGGCGAGGCGACGGTCTTCGTGGGCGACACGCTGTTCCCGCTCGGTTGCGGGCGGCTGTTCGAAGGCACGCCCCGGCAGATGTGGGCCAGCCTGTCCCGCCTCGCTGCCTTGCCGGAGGAAACCATGGCCTACAGCGCGCATGAGTACACGCTCTCCAACGGCCGCTTCGCGGTGACGGTCGATTCCTCGGCCGCGCTGGCGGAGCGGATGAAGCGCGTGGAAGCCGCAAGGGAGCGCGGAGAGCCGACCGTGCCGACCACCATCGGGGAGGAGCGGCGCACCAATCCCTTCCTGCGCGCGCCCCTGCTGTCGGATCGGGCGGACCCGGCCGAAGCCTTCGCCGAGATCCGCGCCGCCAAGGACAATTTCAAGGGCTGACCGGCAGGTCATGCGCTGCACGGTTCCGCAGGGAGAGGCGAAGTGACGGATCTGGTTCTCAGCGAGCTGACGGACGACGGCATCCTCGTCCTGACGCTGAACGCGCCCGCGCGGCATAATCCGATTTCCGATCCGCCCATGCTGGACGCGGTGGTCGCCGCGGTGGAGCAGGCCGACGCCGGACTGGCGGCGCGGGTGATCGTCCTGACCGGGGCGGGCAAATCCTTCTCGTCCGGCGGCAATGTGGAGGAAATGAAGCCGGGCGGCTCGCTCAACCCCGGCTCGCCGGCCATGACACGGCGCGGCTACAAGAAGGGCATCCAGCGCCTGCCGCTGCTGTTCGAAGCGCTGGAGGTTCCGGTCATCGCGGCGGTGAACGGCGCGGCGATCGGTGCTGGCTGCGATCTTGCCTGCATGTGCGACGTGCGCATCGCCAGCGAACGTGCGGTGTTCGCGGAAAGTTTCGTCAAGCTCGGGCTGGTGCCGGGGGATGGCGGGGCCTGGCTGCTGCCGCGCGTGGTCGGCTTCGCCAAGGCCAGCGAAATGGCGCTGACCGGAGAGCGGCTGGATGCGCGGGCGGCTTTGGCCTGCGGGCTGGTTTCCCGGGTCGTGCCCGCGGAGCGCCTGATGGATGAGGCGCTGTCGGTCGCAAGCATGATCGCCGCCAACCCGCCCCATGCGGTGCGGATGACCAAGCGCCTGCTGCGGGAGGCATGGCGGGCCAGCCTGCCTGCCACGCTGGAGATGTCGGCCGGGTTCCAGTCCGCCTGCCATGCCACCCGGGATCACGAGGAGGCGGTCAACGCCTTCCTCGAAAAGCGGGAACCGCGTTTTCGCGGGGAGTAAGGCGCGGACGCGCCCAGGCCATGATCGTTTCAGGCTGGGTCTGGACCCTGCCCCGGGCCTTCCCGCGCCGCCGCTTCCGCCTGTTCGCGCTCCAGCCCGTTGAGCGTGCGCCAGGCCATCAAGCCCATGATGGCGTAATAGACCGCGCCGCCGATGGCCACCGCCCAGGCAATGCCGATGGCGTCGTCTTCCTGCACCAGCGCGAGCATCGCGATGCCGAGCGCGCCCAGCGCGGTGAGCCGCGCGATCAGCGCCAGGCGCGCCCGCCCGGTGGCATGCAGCACCGGCTCGAAGGCCACGCTGGCCAGCTCGAAGGATGCCTCGATGGTCAGGGGGATCATCACGATATAGCCCGCGCGGAAGGCGTCGCCGCCGATGAAGCTCATCAGCTGGGCGCCGCAGGCCACGGCCAGCACCACCACCAGCGCGCCGCCGCCGCCCGCGATCAGGCTGGTCTGCACCGCCAGCTTGCGGAACTCGTCGGCCGCCGCCGCCACCCGGGCGCGGGACATTTCCGCATAGACCGAGCGGGTGAGCAGGGTGGAGAGCTTGCTCAGCCCCTGGCTCAATTGCTGGGCGAGGCGATAAAGGCCGGCCGCCCGGGTTCCGGCGAAATAGCCGAC contains:
- the gloB gene encoding hydroxyacylglutathione hydrolase, whose protein sequence is MALTVHQFPCLSDNYGYLIRDEASGKVAAIDTPEAEAIIREAESLGWPIDYVFNTHWHPDHAGGNEAVKARFGCELVGPEEVRAHFPVDRIVADGDTVELGETRFEVLDTGGHTTGHVCYYAPGEATVFVGDTLFPLGCGRLFEGTPRQMWASLSRLAALPEETMAYSAHEYTLSNGRFAVTVDSSAALAERMKRVEAARERGEPTVPTTIGEERRTNPFLRAPLLSDRADPAEAFAEIRAAKDNFKG
- the cysD gene encoding sulfate adenylyltransferase subunit CysD, whose product is MSLTHLQRLEAESIHIMREVVAETEHPVMLYSVGKDSAVMLHLAKKAFHPAPPPFPLLHVDTTWKFRDMYALRDKAAREAGMDLLVHHNPEALEKGINPFDHGPLHTDMWKTEGLKQALDKYGFDAAFGGARRDEEKSRAKERIFSFRSANHGWDPKNQRPELWKLYNARKNKGESIRVFPISNWTELDIWQYIHLEGIEIVPLYFAAPRPTVERDGLLLMVDDDRFPLEPGEEPVMRSIRFRTLGCYPLTGAVESEAATLPEVIQETLLTTTSERQGRAIDKDAGGAGMEKKKQEGYF
- a CDS encoding crotonase/enoyl-CoA hydratase family protein: MTDLVLSELTDDGILVLTLNAPARHNPISDPPMLDAVVAAVEQADAGLAARVIVLTGAGKSFSSGGNVEEMKPGGSLNPGSPAMTRRGYKKGIQRLPLLFEALEVPVIAAVNGAAIGAGCDLACMCDVRIASERAVFAESFVKLGLVPGDGGAWLLPRVVGFAKASEMALTGERLDARAALACGLVSRVVPAERLMDEALSVASMIAANPPHAVRMTKRLLREAWRASLPATLEMSAGFQSACHATRDHEEAVNAFLEKREPRFRGE